The sequence GCAAGATAGAACCGAAACGTGAAGAGATGATTCAAGCGGAAAAATCCGGTGACTTTTTACGAGCAGCACAAATAGCAAGTGAAATTTTAGCCCTAGAGAGACAATGAAGAATTGACAGGATGTACCTAGGGAGGAGGGAGTCGAATTATGGCGAACGATCAGCATACTGAACTGGAAGCAGAATTTACTTTGGATGAGGTTAAGGATCAGCTAATTGAGAATGGCAAAAAAAGATCATCATTGAATTACAAAGATATCATGGAGAAATTGTCGCCGTTTGATCAAGACCCTGAGCAGATGGAAGAGTTCTATGAGCAGCTCAGTGATTTGGGGATTGAAGTTGTAAACGAGAATGATGAGGAGGTAACGACTCTTCGGCCGAGTGAGGACAACGAGAATAACGAAAGTGAAGAAAGCTTTGACGATGATTTGTCACTGCCACCGGGAATTAAGATTAACGATCCTGTTCGTATGTATCTGAAAGAAATTGGTCGTGTTCCCTTGTTGTCGGCAGACGATGAAGTTGAGCTTGCGATGAGAATTAAGAATGGTGACGAAGAAGCAAAGCGGCGGCTTGCAGAAGCGAATCTACGGCTCGTGGTAAGTATCGCTAAACGTTATGTTGGACGCGGTATGTTGTTCTTGGATCTAATTCAAGAAGGTAATATGGGTCTGATCAAAGCGGTAGAGAAATTTGACCATAACAAGGGCTTCAAATTCAGTACCTATGCCACTTGGTGGATCCGTCAGGCCATTACCCGGGCGATTGCAGACCAAGCGCGTACTATTCGTATACCGGTGCATATGGTAGAAACCATTAATAAGCTAATTCGTGTCTCCCGTCAATTACTGCAAGAGTTGGGACGAGAGCCTTCACCTGAAGAAATCGCAGCTGAGATGGAGCTGACGGTGGAGAAGGTCAGAGAAATCATGAAGATTGCTCAGGAGCCGGTATCACTCGAAACACCAATTGGTGAGGAAGATGATTCTCATCTGGGTGACTTTATTGAGGATCAGGAAGCCTTGGCTCCGGCTGATGCGGCCGCTTATGAATTGCTGAAGGAACAGCTGGAGGATGTACTGGACACGCTCACAGAGCGCGAAGAGAATGTACTCCGTTTACGCTTCGGCTTGGATGACGGACGGACGAGAACGCTTGAGGAAGTGGGCAAAGTGTTCGGTGTAACTCGGGAACGAATTCGCCAGATCGAAGCCAAGGCGCTGCGTAAGCTGCGCCACCCTAGCCGAAGCAAACGGCTTAAGGATTTCCTCGAATAGGATTTAAGAACTGGACCTTCTGCTGCACAGTGGCAGGAGGTTCTTTTTAATATAACGGATGGAAAATATTGCAATGACTCAAAACTGACCTTTTATGCCTGGAAAGAGGGATGAACTGTTGAATTTGGAGAAACGTGACATCATATTAAAAGAAATTCAGTATTGGAGAAAGAGCCGGCTGTTGCCTGAGCAGTATTGCGATTTTTTGACCAATATTTATGACGATGAGGCAACAGTTAAGGATAATAATCCGATTTCGTTACATAATTTACAGCAAGGAAGCATCAAAATTTGGCTGTTTGGTTTTGGAATAATTTCCTTGATTTTCTTGATTAGTCTTTATTTTAGCGTTTTTCCCTGGCCTTTGCAACTCGCAACAGCCCTCTCTGTCTTAATCGTTTGTTATGGATATTCAGCAGTTTTGAGGGATCGGCAAAAGGTCTTCAGCCTTATGCTAGCAGGGATTGCCAGCATATTAACCCTTGGATTTGGGTTATGGATAATTGAGCTGCATCATCTTGATCCGTTGTTCTGGAGACCTATACTAATCGGATTCTGTGGGCTGCTATGGTGCGTTCTCGGCTTTATTCTCCGCATCGGACTTCTTAATTACTGCGGCTTTGCCTTCTGGGGTTTATTGTATGGAGGATTCTTCATCAAGATTCGTCCAGACGCTTCTATGCTTGAGCTGGAGCTGCTCTGGCTGCCACTGTGTGTGCTTATGGTATGGCTGAGCTGGCTTTTGTATCACCGGGTCAGTGGGGTTGCAGGGGTCTATTTTGGAGTTGGAGCAACGCTGTGGATCATGCCGGAGATAGACGCTCTTCTGCTCAGACAGGGTTATCCGCAGTGGGTATCATTTTTGTTATTATCTAAAATTGCGGTAGGCTTGGCTCTGCTGTTCCTGTTTCGGAAAAAATGGATAACGTGGGTGACATCATGAATAACGTGAAATTATCAGATCGGCTTCAGTGTGTACTGGAGCAAATTCCACAGGGAAGCAGACTGGCTGACATCGGCTCAGATCATGCTCTGCTGCCTGTGGCTGCTGTCGAAAGCGGTAAGGCTGTATTCGCTATTGCTGGTGAAGTAAACCAGGGTCCCTATGAAGCGGCCTGTAAAGGGGTTGCAGAAGCCGGGAAGGGTGCTGTGATCTCCGTGCGGCGCGGGGATGGACTTGAGGTGCTGAAGCCCGGTGAGGTGGACTGTATCTCCATTGCCGGAATGGGCGGGGCATTGATATCCGCTATTTTGGATCGTGGTCAGAGCCAAGGTAAGCTACAAGGGGTCAAGATTCTGGCACTCCAGCCGAATGTTGCTGAGGATATTTTACGCCGTTGGCTGTTGAATAATGGTTGGATTCTTGTTGCCGAGAACATCCTTAAGGAAGATGGCAAGCTTTATGAAATCCTGACAGCTATGCCCGAGGATGCTGCACCCGGGATGACAAATGACCATCTATACAGTGACTTGGCGCTGGATGGAGGGACTGTAATCTGCAACCGGGAACTGCTGATCGAGATGGGACCTTGGCTGTTGCGGGCACCTAATGCTGCTTTTTTTGCCAAGTGGCAGGGGGAGCTTAGTAAGCTTGCAGGCATACTGGCTTCACTATCCCGCTCAGAGCTCGAAACAGCGGAAGAGAAACGAAATGTAGTCATGGCGCGGATCAAGCAAATTACGGAGGTGCTGCAATGCTTGCCAAAGGACAAACTGTAATTCAATATATGGAACAGCTGGCTCCGAAGCATGTAGCGGAGGAATGGGATAAGATAGGCCTGCAGCTTGGCAGTCTGCAAAAGGAAATCACCGGCTTACTGGTGGCACTTGATGTGAACGATGAGGTCGTAGAAGAAGCGATCAGTCTTGGCTGCAATCTAATTATTGCCCATCATGCGATTATTTTTCGGCCGCTACAGGGAATTCAGACGGATACTCCGGCAGGCAAGCTATATGAGAAGCTGATTAAGAATGACATAGCGGTTTATATTAGCCATACCAATCTGGATGTGACTGAGGGCGGAATGAATGACTGGATGGCGGAGGCTATTGGGATTGAGAACGGGGAACCCATCAAGGATATTCATACAGAACAGCTGTCTAAGTTGGTCGTGTTCGTCCCGAAGGAGCAGCACCAAAAGGTCCTTGATGCTATTCTGAGCGCCGGAGCAGGCTCGATCGGTAATTACAGTCATTGCAGTTTCAATATCGAGGGATATGGTACATTTATACCGCGCGAGGGCGCAGAGCCCTTTATCGGGGAGCAGGGTAAAATGACAAGAGTCGAGGAAATTCGCATCGAGACCATTGTTCCGCTTGCCATCCGCAATAAAGTGGTACAGGCGATGCTCAAGGCGCATCCTTACGAAGAAGTGGCTTATGATCTATACTCTATGGATTTAAAAGGCCGCAGTCTGGGACTTGGCAGGGTAGGAAAGCTGAAAGAGCCTACTACGTTGGGACAATTTGTTGAAACAGTTAAAAGCGGACTGAAAGTGGATAAGGTACGTGTGGTCGGGGATTTGGAACGTCCTATTCGTAAAGCCGCAGTGCTCGGCGGTTCAGGTGGGAAATTCTATAGCAACGCCATTTTCCGTGGTGCAGATGTGCTGGTTACCGGCGATATTGATTACCACACGGCCCAAGATGCCTTGCTGGCGGGAATCGCTCTGATTGATCCAGGGCACAATGCGGAGAAGATTATGAAGGTGAAGGTCGCCGAATGGATGACCGAAAAGCTGGTTGAACATAAGTATGATACAGGTGTGTATGCTTCCAAGGTGAATACAGAGCCCTTCAATTTCCTATAACTCCATCTATTTGCACTTGTGTGGAGTTGCAGATGTCTGTATAATATGTAATGTTGTTCGGAAAGTTTGACAGACAATCGCCGGTGATTCGTCACGGGAGGAAAGTCCGGGCTCCTTAAGGCAGGATGCTGGATAACGTCCAGTCGGCGCGAGCTGAAGGATAGTGCCACAGAAATGGACCGCCGATGGCCACCTTAGGGTGGCACAGGCAAGGATGGAACCGAGGTGTAAGAGACCCCGAGGAACGCTGGTGACTTCGTTCCTGGTAAACCCCATCTGGAGCAAGACCTAATGAGACGCCGCTGATCCTTAATTGGAGGAAGCAGCCTTCGCCTGAGGCGCGTCTAGGTTGGTCGCTGGAGCTGTGCAGTAATGTATGGCCTAGATAGATGATTGTCGCTTATGGTGGGAGGGTAGTTCCCGTTTGAACCACGACGAGCACAGAACCCGGCTTACGGCAAACTTTCCTAACTGCAACTTTTTACCTTTTTATTAAACAGAACAACAAATCCTTACAGTGAATACTAAATGGCGACTCTTCCTTGGAAGGTCGCCTTTTTTCTGTTCTTTTTTTTGACTAATGTGATAGGTGTAAGCTTTCTTTATACATCAATAACGCTTGCTCCAATCGCTGTACAGCTATGGGAATCAGTTGAGGCGGAGTATGGGTGAAATTGAGGCGCATCGTGTTCTTCAGTGGCTGCGCCGAATAGAACACTTCTCCTGGAACAAAGGCAACCCCCTGATCTACAGCGAGGGGCAATAGATCAGCAGCATTAATATCTGCGGAAAGTGTCAGCCACAAGAACATGCCGCCCCGCGGCTCGAGGAAATGAGCACCCTCCCAAGCGCGTGAGGTGAGCTCACCAGAGAGCAGTTTCATCCGAGAATGATATTCCCGGGAGATCACACGGATATGCTTCTCTATGTCGAATTGCTGCAGCAACTCATCCAAGGCGCGCTGATCAATAGTGCTGGAATGCAGATCTGCGGCCTGTTTTGCCTTGGTAATGACCTTAATTAACTCAGAGGGGCCGACAATCCAGCCGGAGCGTAGCGCCGGGGCAACAATTTTGGAGAAGGTTCCCGTATAGACGACACAATAATCTCTGCCATAGCTTCTGTCGATCGCAGCTAGTGAAAGGGGATAAAGCTCCTTATCTTCATCAAACATAATTTCTCCATAGGGATTATCTTCCAGAATAAGAACGCCGTACCGACGACATAACGCCACTGTCTGCTCGCGCCGTTCCTTGCTCCAGGTTGCCCCTGACGGGTTGTTGAAGGTAGGAACAGCGTACAGTAGTTTCGGCCGGAGCCTGCGCAGCTTATCCTCCAAATCATCTGGCAGCATGCCTTGTTCATCATTATCTACAGTCTGAATATCGGCACGGTAGGAGCCAAGCACCTGCAGCGCTGCCAGATAAGTAGGAGCTTCTACTAGGACGGTGTCACCGGGATCGATCATTATTTTGCATAACAGATCTATCGCTTGCTGCGAACCTGTCGTCAGGATCATTTCTGCTGCTGTGACAGGGATTCCTTGTTTGGTAAGTCTTTCAGCAATTTTATCGCGCAGAGGAGTGAAGCCCTCGGTCAATCCGTATTGTAGCACTGAGGCATCGGCAGAGAGCACACGGCTGTAAGCGTTACGAACCGCCTCCAGAGGGAATAAATCTTCTCCAGGTAGTCCACCGGCCAGTGAAATAATATTCTTACCTTGAGTAACCTTGAGAATTTCGCGAACTGCTGAAGATCCGAGATGATTGGCTGTCGTTGAGTAATTGATTTCCATAAAAAATTGCTCCCCACCCTATCGATTTTGATGTATCATAACGGCATTGCAGCATAACAGTAAAGCGTTAAATATAACAGTGGGGGAGAAGGCAGATGCACATCGATTTAAACCGCAGTAGCAGTAAATCCTTGCCGCAGCAAATTTGCGAAACACTATCACAGCGGATTTCATCGGGATTGCTACATCAAGGCGCTCAGTTGCCTTCAGTTCGAAGTCTGGCTAAGTCTCTTAAGGTAAGTCAGGTTACAGTGAGCAAGGCCTATGCTGAGCTTGCAAGGCGCGGAGTTATTAACTGTAGTCAGGGAAGAGGCTGCTTTGTTGCCGAAACCGAAGATAAACAGAGTCCAGAAGGTGCGGGCTGGCAAAATAAATACGATGACTATTTACCGAGAGCACAGCTGTGGCGGAACTTTGATTATTCAGAAGTGAAATATCCATTTCATCTGGCGGCGATTCATAGCGAATTACTGCCTTTGGATTATATTGGAGCCACTATGGCCTCGTTAGTGACGAAACAGCCAGAGTTGATGGCGACCTATGGTAATTTTCAGGGAGATCTTGAGCTGCGAGAAATGATGAGCGGACACTTGCAGTCGCGAGGAATTGCACTGACCTCAGCTGACCTGATGATTACGAGCGGAACCCAGCAGGGGATAGATCTGGTAGCACGCACCTTTGTTGGCCCTGGGGATACCGTCTATCTAGAGGCCCCAAGTTACACAGGAGCGATTGATGTTTTTGCTGGGCGAGGTGCGGAAATGATCTTTGTGCCTATGGATAGTGAGGGGATGAGAGTGGATCTTCTTACCAAAATGTGTGACCAAAGACCGCCCAAGCTGATTTATACATGCCCAACCTATCAGAATCCAAGTGGAGTCACAATGAGCATGACAAGAAGACAGCGTCTGCTGGAGTTAGCCCGCAGCTATAGCTGTCTTCTTGTAGAGGACGATCCGTTCAGTGACTTGTATTTCCACACCCCCCCACCTCCTTCCATTAAATCCATGGATTTGGATGGACATGTAGTCTATATGAAAAGCTTCAGCAAGGTGCTCGCTCCGGGCTGTCGAATTGCCTGCGTAGCGGCTGAGGGGAACATTTTATCCCGTCTAATCGCCGCTAAATCCGCAAGCGATTTGGGCAGTCCATTGCTTACGCAGCGGGCCGTGCTTCCGTTTATTTCTAAGAAATATGACGCGTATGTCGGACAACTACGCAACGCCCTGCGCGGACGTATGGAGAAGGCTGCCAAACTGCTGAAGGAATATGCTCCGCCAGGTGTAAACTGGGTCCTGCCAGAAGGAGGGCTTAGTCTCTGGCTGGAGCTTCCCTCTGCTCTAGGAGTGGCAAGACTGCATGAGCTGGCTGAACGTGAGAGCATTTCCTTTCTACCCGGCGATGTCTGCTACGCTGGCAATACTCCTTCCCGTCACATCCGCCTCTGTTATTCACAGATGAATGAAGCGGATATGGAACATGGGTTGAGATTATTTCTAAGGCTGTTAAGCAGATTTCTGACCTAAAGCTTTCAAAAATTCTTTTCTAATCTCTGCTTCAATTGATTCAATTGCAGGCGAACATGCTGTGGCCATAGCTGGAGCGGAACGGGGCTGCCGCTCGCGGCTTGAAGTGTTTTTAAGACATCTATCTGGCCCCAGCCGTAATATTTATCATGACCGGGATCCCCGAGATCGATGGCATTTTTCGTCATAAGCGCCATGACTTCTTTATTGGTCAAATCTGGGTTTAGCGAACGAACCAACCCAGCCAGTGCCGCCACATGCGGGCTCGACATGGATGTGCCAGACAAAGCCGCATACTGGCTTTCCGGATACGTACTGGCTATGCTATCTCCAGGGGCTGCGACATCAATATAATCGCCATAGTTGGAGAAAGAGGCTTTTTCCAAAGAAGCATTAGTTGCGGCAACCGCCAGAACCTCTGGATAGGCAGCCGGATAACCGGGGCGCTCCGTGTTATCATTACCGGCAGCAGAGACGATGACAACATCGCGGTCGTAGGCATATTTTATCGCGTCATGTAGAAACTGTGAATCAGCATAATTGCCCAGACTGAGGTTTATCACCTTCGCATTGTTGTCTGCTGCCCATATGATTCCTTCCGCCACGGAGTATGTGGTGCCAGCTCCCGAGTTATCAAGGGCTTTAACCGGTAGTATTTTGTTGTACCAGCTAATTCCTGCTACGCCTTCGTTGTTGTTGACCAAAGCTCCGATGATGCCTGACACATGAGTACCGTGCCCGACATCGTCATCTGGCGTTGATCCTTTAGTGATGGCGTTATAGCCAGCAAGAAGCTTTCCCTTCAAATCCGGATGACTGGCCTGCACCCCTGTATCCACAACTGCCACAATTACCTCTTTACTTCCTTTGGATAAATTCCAACCCAGCTCTGTCTCAATTGCCGGTAAGTTCCATTGATAGGTGGAGAATAATAGGTCATTGGGGGTGACAGTCCCTACTGGTTTTTTGTTCACTGTATCATTGGTTAAATACATATAGTGAGGTTCGGTATAGGCTGGATGCCACTTATTAACGAAATAAGTCTTAAGCTGGCTATAATTCATCTGGTCCGCACGGAAAATATAAGCATAGCCTAGCTTGCGCGGCTGCTTGCAGTGAATATCTGCGACTATCGTCTGCAGCTGCCCTCTCGTTGGATGACCATTTTGGAAACGGACGACGATTTCATTCTCATAAAAATGACTGGCATTCTCATTATCATGACCTGTCTTGACAGTGATATCGCTAAGGGTATCGGTATGAACGGATTCCACGCGGTACTTACCTTCTTTGGGATATGGGATCAGTCGCAGATTCTTGAGTTGGTGCTCGGCAACACGATCCAGGATCTTTTGGTTAATAAGGGCAATGACACCAATATTTCCTGTTTTGTCGCGTTGTGCCATAAAGTAATACTTGTTCTTACCGATAATAAATGATGGGGATTCATACGATTGATGCCCCTTTAGAGCAGCTTTTGCTGTTTTTAGATACTTTAGCAGCTGCTTATTCTCCTGATCGGTTCCTTCTGGAAGAGAAGATTGAAAGGTTTTAGTGGTATGAGCGTGAAAATCGATCCACATCAGCATGGTGATATGCCCGTGCCCCTGCTGCAGGCGTTTTGCATACACTGCAATATCCTGAGGTGAGGCTCCATGGGTTTCGGCGAGCATAGTGCTTAAATGTTTGCTGACATCCACTCTATTCAGATGGTCGGTAGCGCTGACATCCTGAACCAGCGCAGTTTTCTTTAATGTTTTTTCCTGGGGGGGATTAGGCACGGCAACAGCTTCTCTCTGCGTGACATTTTCGGCAGGCCGAAGTGCGAAGGTTAGCAGAACTACCGTGAATGCTGCGGTAACCAGACCGGCGACAGTTAAATTTTTACGTGACATATTTTCCGCTCCTCCATGGCATTTTAATATCAGTAGGTTGAGAAGAGGGAGCCTATTTTATGCATTACAGAAAAGGATACCGTCGTCCAGTGTTTTATGATAATATCAGATTAGTATATCTTTCCTGAATTCGCTTTCTATATTGCAAGAAAGCGGTCGGCGAGGAATGATTCACATCCATCGTTAATTGACTACAAGAGCAGGGAATAATAAGGGGGAGCAATCGCCATGTCAGCAACTAATGTGCAGAAATTGTGCGAAACTACAAGAGAAAAGCTTAAATTTGCAATTGAGAAAATGGAACTTTTTCTGAATCAGCATGCGCTGCCGCAGCTTGTAACGGAGCCAAATGAAGAGGAACTGCAGTTTTATCAGGGTTACCTGTCCGATCTTCGCCATTTGCTGGTTTTCTCGGAGATGTCTTACGAGAAGCTCGGCGTAGCGTTGCGTCGTGCTACATTCGATGAATCCTTTGCGCAGAGAGCGCTTTATAATGTATATCATTATGGTGTTAATAATTTCTTTTATCCAAAGAATGAAAGCTATTCCGAAGATGGACGTTATGCCTATACAGGACAGGATGCGATTCGTTTCCGCAAGAAGCCAGTGCGTCCAGCGCGCGATATTATTCTTGAAATCACCAAATCGTATGAAGAGCTGCGTGACGACCTCAATTATTATGAAAATGATTATTTAACTGAGAAGCGTATGCAAAATCAGGTGTAAAATTTAATTCGTTAGAGAAATGAAGAGTGAAGGATTAGAACTTGTCATTTAAAGATGACGGGGACTGATCCTTTTTTTTGTTCACTAACATCAACTGGAAAAGCTTCCGTGGCATAGAGAAGAAATCGGTCGGACATAATGAAGCCGAGGTGATAATGATGACTCCAAAAACATTAGTGAAATGCAGCGTAAGCAACTGCAATTATTGGGGAGAACAGAATTTATGCAAAGCAGATGAGATTATTATTGAGATCGATAAGCATGCAGGCAGCGGCTTTAAAGAAGAATTTGCCGAAGAAATGACTGGCCGTAACCATCACGATCATGCGGTGACCTCATCTGCAACCTGTTGTTTGACGTTCAAGCCGAACTCTTAGGAGGCCGCCCATGGACTCACGAAAAGGAAGACCCAAGAGAATACAGAGCTCCTCTGATCCGAAAAAAATTATTCTCCGCCCCCGGAGAGTAGACTATCCCCGCCAGGACAGAGAGCACAGTGAAGAATATGCAGCAGAAGTAAGCCCACTTCCAATGCATGTTCGCAATCCGGCAGCCAGTGAAGCAACAGAAGTTAGCGAACCTAAAGAGGTGGGTACTGAACACCGGATGATGGGTTATGTCGGTCTTGCCTTTGGGATTGTGTCGTTGTTTATCTGGTCTATAGTTATAGGCCCGATAGCTGCTGTGGTCGGTTATTACGCATATGCAAAAGGACAAAAAACCGCTGGCGCATGGGCAATGGGTCTGGGAATAGTAGCTACACTCAGCTATTTCGTTATGATACCTTTCGCTCGTTAGACAAATAGCCGATGGTTGGACAAATAAAAAACAGGCTTTAAGACCTGAATATACGGGTCTGAAGTCTGTTTTTTAATTCAATGATCTAGCAAAACTCTTGAATAAATTGTAATATTAAGGAGTGATTTAAATTTAAATGGAGTTATCCAGTGATATAGATTCAACAGGAAGAAGGGATTTGCCAGCATGGAGATCAATCCGGCTTTGGCTAATGGGTTAGGTGAGCTGAAATGGGTGAATTTGAAGACTGCATCTCTGAAGAACGGCTCGGATAAGGATGCTCAAATATCGGGATCTTCGTCGTCCCAATTTGCAACACTACTGAAGGATATGTCTTCGCAATCAGTCAGCAGTGATAGTGCAAACTCATTAACCTCTCTCGCAGATGCATCCTCAGCCAGCAACCTATTGTGGCAGCAGCTCAGTGGAACGGGCGAGAGCTCATTTGATAACATTTCCGGGGAAATACAGGATACGAAACCAAGTGATTATGAAGAACTAATTCAGACAGCAAGCGCCAAATATGGGGTGCCGGTTGATCTCATCAAGGCGGTAATAGATACGGAATCCTCCTTTAATCCGAATGTTGTCTCATCGGCGGGAGCTAAAGGATTAATGCAACTGATGGATGGAACTGCGAATGGACTAGGCGTTTCTGATCCGTTTGATCCTGCTCAAAGCATAGATGGCGGTGTTCGTTATTTATCCTATCAGCTGAAGCGATTTGACGGTCAGGAGAAGATGGCGCTGGCAGCCTATAATGCTGGTCCAGGTCGTGTATTGAAATTGGGAGTGAGTAATGATCAGGAACTGATGGCGAATTTATCACAGCTTCCTAAAGAAACACAAGCCTATATTTCCAAAATTGAACGCGCCCGCGCCGAATACGCGGTATAATACAAAGGATCAAACGGGAACAATCCATGGCCGCGTTGGTGGCGGCCGGAGCCTGTTTGGTCCTTTTTCAAAAGATAAGTGTATATATGTTTCACACGATATATTATGCTTATATTTCTCGAAGAAACGGATACCGTCCCTAAAAGGACGGCGAAGCCGTTTCTTCTTGCCGTAATTAAGCACAAGACAAAGGAGATTGTCTATATATGCTTTACTGGGATTATGCTGCAGCTACGCCGCCTTATGAAGAGGTGGTGCAGACGATGGAGCAAATAATGAAATTACATTATGCAAACCCTTCTTCACTACATCGTGCAGGAGCAGAGGCGGGTAAATTGATCAGACGTTCACGTGAAGTTTGCGCTGCTGCATTAGCCGTGAAGCCCGAAGAGCTTCTGTTTACCTCTGGAGCTACGGAGAGCAACAACCTTGCTGTAAAAGGTGCTGCGCTGCAGTACGAAGGAAGAGGGCGGCACATTGTCACTACAGAAATAGAGCATCCTTCTGTGTATGAGAGCTGTGTACAGCTGCAAAAAAGAGGCTGGGAAATTACATTTATCAAACCGGAACAGACTGGGATTGTTGATCCTGCCCGTGTGGCGCAAGCAGTCCGCCGTGATACTGTGCTTGTCAGCGTCATGCATGTTAATAATGAGATTGGGGCTGTACAGCCGCTGCGAGAGATCGGCAATCTAATTAAGTCCTTGAATTCACGCGTTTTGTTTCATGTAGATGGGGTTCAAGGATATGGCAAACTGCCAGTTTCACTAAAGGAATGGAAGGCTGATCTCTACAGCTTGTCCCCCCACAAAATTCGTGGTCCTCGCGGTGTCGGCCTTCTTTATGTAAGAGAAGGTGTCATGTTATTCCCCTTGTTGACGGGAGGCTCACATGAGGATGGACTGCGTGCCGGTACGGAGAATGTGCCAGCGATCGTTGCTGCTGCCAAAGCCGTGCGAATGAGTGGTGAGCAGCGAGAAGCCTTTGTCGCTAAGCTTACCCCTTTAAGGGATCGTTTGCTGCATTTTTTACGCGGTATCCCTGAATTTCTGGTGAACAGCAATGAGAATGGCGCCCCCCATATCGTACATTTCTCCTATCCGGGGATGAAGGGCGAGGTAATGGCTCGTAAGCTGGAGGAACTGGGAATGGCGGTATCTACCCGGTCGGCCTGTTCCTCACGGCTGGCGGAGCCGAGTCGGGTCTTATTATCCATGGGTAGGGATGGCTCTGCCGCATCTGGAGGAATACGAATTAGCTTAGGAGATAGTCATACAGCGGCTGATGTCACGGCATTGGAGCAGGCAATAATGACTGCTGTGCAGGCTTTAAAGATTGTAGAAGGAGGCATGAAGTAACTTATGAGAGATATAGAGTCTGAAGGCGTTACTGATGAAGGCAAGAGTATTAATTATGCCGATATGCTGTTATTGCGTTTCGGGGAGTTTATGTTGAAAGGTAAAAACCGCTCCCGTTTCGAGAAAACGGTGCTGCGTCATGTTAAAGAGATAGTTAAACCGTACCCAAATGTTGTACTAACCAAAGAATTCGGCAGAATTTATGTCGAGTTGAACGGTGAGCCGGCAGTTGAAATGGTTGAGGCACTGAAGAATGTATTTGGCATCGCCTCCATTAGCCCAGTTAAGGTATCCCCATCTGAGCTTGCGGAAATTTTGTCTGTTAGCCGCGACTTTTTGACTATTCTAGCTCCTGCTCCTGGAACTACATTCAAGGTTAAAGCCCGCCGGGTATGGAAGGGCTTCCCACATGGATCTCTTGAAATGAACAATCTGGTAGCCACTCCGCTGTTGCAGGGCTACCCTGGACTTATCGTTGATGTGAAATCCCCTCAGTTGGAGATGAAAGTCGAAATCCGTCAGGGGAATACGTATATTTTCTGCGAAAATATTGCTGGCATCGGCGGATTCCCTCTTGGAACCAATGGCAAGGCGATGCTCCTGCTTTCCGGTGGCATTGACAGTCCGGTAGCCGGTTGGTCTTCGATGCGCCGGGGTCTGGAGGTGGAATGCGTGCATTTTTACAGCTATCCATATACGAGTGAGCTTGCTCGGCAGAAGGTCGTTGATCTTACACGGGTGTTGTCTCGTTATGCAGGGGGAATCAAGCTGCATTTGGTTCCGTTTACAGAGGTGCAGACTGCTTTTACCGGTATCGGACAGGATAACCT comes from Paenibacillus sp. 19GGS1-52 and encodes:
- the thiI gene encoding tRNA uracil 4-sulfurtransferase ThiI, with the translated sequence MRDIESEGVTDEGKSINYADMLLLRFGEFMLKGKNRSRFEKTVLRHVKEIVKPYPNVVLTKEFGRIYVELNGEPAVEMVEALKNVFGIASISPVKVSPSELAEILSVSRDFLTILAPAPGTTFKVKARRVWKGFPHGSLEMNNLVATPLLQGYPGLIVDVKSPQLEMKVEIRQGNTYIFCENIAGIGGFPLGTNGKAMLLLSGGIDSPVAGWSSMRRGLEVECVHFYSYPYTSELARQKVVDLTRVLSRYAGGIKLHLVPFTEVQTAFTGIGQDNLIITLMRRAMLRIATQLAEREGALAIVTGESLGQVASQTLPSLNVIGRATPLPLLRPLVMMDKNDIVELSKNIGTYDLSILPYEDCCTLFVPKSPTTNPNLRIVDKIEATLPGYSELLAAAVEATETLRITPYGNELPKDVVSVQAGLQEEWF